A portion of the Algimonas porphyrae genome contains these proteins:
- a CDS encoding ATP-binding protein: MGVPHYNHGFAELCDTVKQGVWSRIGLGAATCFVVGLTVAWSVATPIFVLWCLGSAWEVLTFQRFKKNMRSATAHWHMLVSVFVNMCVTMLPVLACMLQRDMGLTLVTGLYATGTLIFLSIIFGRYKALLIAATLPCVLAIMAITGLMVVDYVVEGRLYMAVSMMAIVPVFILTGLMPHLSLRQRDRQLEALVIEADTQRVIAEAERRDAQKAKAEADAANLAKTEFLASMSHELRTPMNGIIGMADLMLQSGLTEDQKRFGHIIQSSGENLLVIINDILDFSKLEAREMTLHPEAFDLRSTVDMVATLISGREDRPHVNVKVHVDPDLPPLFVGDAVRIGQILTNLAGNAMKFTKKGDVVIAVQRARRKGDTGPCDGQTADLLFTVRDTGIGIEPDQISRMFEKFSQASSGTTRTYGGTGLGLAICKELVELMGGKIGAASQPGVGSTFGFTVRLPVAAQSETAAQQNRNEAA, from the coding sequence ATGGGTGTCCCACACTATAATCACGGCTTCGCAGAGCTTTGCGATACTGTGAAACAGGGAGTCTGGAGCCGGATCGGTCTCGGGGCCGCGACCTGTTTCGTGGTTGGGTTGACCGTCGCATGGTCTGTCGCGACACCGATATTCGTTCTCTGGTGCCTCGGTTCGGCTTGGGAAGTTCTGACTTTCCAGCGCTTCAAGAAGAACATGCGAAGCGCAACGGCCCATTGGCACATGCTAGTATCGGTCTTTGTCAATATGTGCGTCACCATGTTGCCCGTTCTAGCTTGTATGCTGCAGCGCGATATGGGCCTGACCCTCGTGACCGGCCTCTATGCGACAGGCACATTGATCTTCCTGTCGATCATTTTCGGACGTTATAAGGCCTTGCTGATCGCAGCGACGCTACCCTGCGTGCTGGCGATCATGGCGATCACGGGGCTGATGGTCGTGGATTACGTTGTCGAGGGGCGGCTATATATGGCGGTTTCGATGATGGCGATCGTCCCAGTCTTCATCCTGACAGGTCTGATGCCGCATCTGTCCCTGCGTCAGCGCGATCGGCAGTTGGAGGCGCTGGTCATCGAAGCCGATACGCAGCGCGTTATCGCGGAGGCGGAACGTCGCGACGCGCAGAAGGCGAAAGCCGAGGCCGATGCGGCCAATCTCGCAAAGACGGAATTTCTGGCCAGTATGAGCCACGAACTCAGAACACCCATGAACGGCATTATTGGAATGGCCGATCTGATGCTGCAATCCGGTCTGACGGAGGATCAGAAACGCTTCGGCCATATCATTCAGTCGTCGGGCGAAAACCTGCTGGTCATCATCAATGATATTCTGGATTTCTCGAAGCTTGAAGCGCGCGAAATGACACTGCATCCCGAAGCCTTCGATTTGCGATCTACGGTCGATATGGTGGCGACGCTGATTTCCGGTCGCGAGGACAGGCCCCATGTCAATGTGAAGGTCCATGTCGATCCGGACCTGCCGCCCCTGTTTGTTGGCGACGCCGTCCGGATCGGTCAGATCCTGACAAATCTGGCTGGCAATGCGATGAAGTTCACCAAAAAGGGCGATGTCGTGATCGCAGTGCAGCGCGCGCGGCGCAAAGGCGACACAGGGCCGTGCGATGGGCAGACGGCCGATCTGCTTTTCACAGTACGCGATACGGGTATTGGCATCGAACCGGATCAGATCAGCCGAATGTTCGAGAAATTCTCGCAGGCCAGTTCCGGCACGACGCGGACTTATGGCGGAACCGGTCTGGGTCTGGCTATCTGCAAGGAACTGGTCGAGCTGATGGGCGGTAAAATCGGCGCCGCCAGCCAGCCGGGTGTCGGCTCGACGTTCGGCTTCACCGTCAGGCTACCGGTCGCCGCGCAGAGCGAAACGGCGGCTCAGCAGAATAGGAACGAAGCGGCCTAG
- a CDS encoding glycine C-acetyltransferase produces MSDTFFKQIAQELEQIEADGLYKRERIITSEQGAEISLKDGDVLNFCANNYLGLADSQDLIAASERALVHHGFGMASVRFICGTQDQHRELEQALAAWLGYDDTILYAACFDANGGVFEPLLGPEDAIVSDSLNHASIIDGIRLCKAKRYRYANNDMADLEAKLQQAREDGARHIMIATDGVFSMDGTICNLEGVVALKKQYDALLMVDDCHSTGFMGEQGRGTASHCGVQGGVDILTGTLGKALGGAMGGFTCARQEVVDMLRQRSRPYLFSNSLAPNLVGASLKAIELAQNGNELRTRLFENAKRFRDGMSKAGFDLLPGEHPIIPVMLHDAKLAQEMSTRLLDEGIYVIGFFFPVVPKGLARIRTQMSAAHTPEQIDRAIAAFTKVGRELGVVS; encoded by the coding sequence ATGTCGGACACATTCTTCAAACAGATTGCCCAGGAACTCGAACAGATCGAGGCTGACGGGCTGTATAAGCGCGAACGCATCATCACAAGCGAACAGGGCGCGGAGATAAGCCTGAAGGATGGCGACGTCCTGAACTTCTGCGCCAATAATTATCTCGGCCTGGCCGATAGCCAGGATCTGATCGCGGCAAGCGAACGGGCGCTGGTCCATCACGGCTTCGGCATGGCCAGCGTACGCTTCATCTGTGGCACGCAGGACCAGCACCGCGAGCTGGAACAAGCCCTTGCCGCCTGGCTCGGTTATGACGACACGATTCTCTATGCCGCCTGTTTCGATGCCAATGGTGGTGTGTTCGAGCCACTGCTCGGCCCTGAAGACGCGATCGTGTCGGACAGTCTCAATCATGCCTCGATCATTGACGGCATCCGCCTCTGCAAGGCCAAGCGCTATCGTTACGCCAATAACGACATGGCCGACTTGGAGGCCAAGCTCCAACAGGCGCGCGAGGACGGGGCCAGGCACATCATGATCGCGACGGACGGCGTCTTCTCCATGGACGGCACGATATGCAATCTGGAAGGCGTGGTTGCGCTCAAGAAACAGTATGACGCACTACTGATGGTCGATGATTGCCATTCGACCGGGTTCATGGGCGAACAGGGCCGCGGCACGGCCAGTCACTGCGGTGTGCAGGGCGGGGTCGATATCCTCACCGGCACGCTTGGCAAGGCGCTGGGCGGGGCGATGGGCGGCTTTACCTGCGCACGCCAGGAGGTGGTCGATATGCTGCGTCAGCGATCGCGGCCCTATCTGTTCTCCAACAGCCTCGCGCCCAATCTGGTCGGAGCCTCGCTCAAGGCCATTGAACTGGCGCAGAATGGCAACGAGCTTCGCACCCGTCTGTTCGAGAATGCGAAACGCTTTCGCGACGGCATGTCGAAGGCTGGGTTCGACCTGTTGCCGGGCGAACATCCCATCATTCCGGTCATGCTGCATGACGCGAAGCTGGCGCAGGAAATGAGCACCAGATTGCTGGATGAAGGCATTTATGTAATCGGCTTTTTCTTCCCGGTCGTGCCGAAAGGTCTGGCCCGGATCAGGACGCAGATGAGTGCCGCCCACACGCCTGAACAGATCGACCGCGCGATTGCCGCCTTCACGAAGGTCGGGCGAGAGCTCGGCGTTGTGAGCTGA